The following are from one region of the Stigmatella ashevillena genome:
- the nth gene encoding endonuclease III, with translation MGRESTEARRQRAVKVLDLLEKEMPDARIELDHRTPLELLVAVILSAQCTDKRVNLVTPALFQRFPDARAYAEAQPQDVEPYIQTCGLYRAKAKNIVAAAKALVLEHGAEVPRSREALERLPGVGHKTAGVVCIHLGGDTAFPVDTHVNRLANRLGFTRHHHPDKVEEDLQALLPSERWMMGHQLLVWHGRRTCFARSPECERCAVAGLCPKLGVEKAKVRPTGASRARS, from the coding sequence GTGGGACGTGAATCGACAGAGGCGAGGCGGCAGCGCGCGGTGAAGGTGCTGGACCTGTTGGAAAAGGAGATGCCGGACGCACGCATCGAGCTGGACCACCGCACGCCCCTGGAGCTGCTGGTGGCCGTCATCCTGTCCGCCCAATGCACGGACAAGCGGGTGAACCTCGTGACCCCCGCCCTCTTCCAGCGGTTCCCCGACGCGCGAGCCTACGCCGAGGCCCAGCCCCAGGACGTCGAGCCGTACATCCAGACGTGCGGACTGTACCGGGCCAAGGCGAAGAACATCGTCGCGGCGGCCAAGGCGCTGGTGCTCGAGCACGGCGCGGAAGTGCCGCGCTCCCGGGAGGCGCTGGAGAGACTGCCGGGCGTGGGCCACAAGACGGCGGGGGTGGTGTGCATCCACCTGGGAGGAGACACGGCGTTTCCGGTGGACACCCATGTGAACCGGCTGGCGAACCGGCTGGGCTTCACCCGGCATCACCACCCGGACAAGGTCGAGGAGGATCTCCAGGCCTTGCTCCCCTCCGAGCGGTGGATGATGGGCCACCAACTGCTCGTCTGGCACGGTCGGCGCACGTGCTTCGCGCGCTCACCTGAATGCGAGCGCTGCGCCGTGGCCGGACTGTGCCCGAAGCTCGGGGTGGAAAAGGCGAAGGTCAGGCCGACGGGCGCGTCTCGCGCTCGGTCTTGA
- the ltaE gene encoding low-specificity L-threonine aldolase: MKPIDFRSDTVTRPTAGMRRAMLEADVGDDVYGEDPTVNWLEERVAGRLGLEAALFVPSGTQSNQIAMGLHCRPGDEVITEAGSHILQYEGGALSALWGVQPQPLPGENGLLSAEQVAEAVRAENIHAPRSRLLSLENTHNRSGGTVWPLERFREVVAAGRRAGLAVHLDGARLFNAQVATGTPAADWAKLTDTTSVCFSKGLGAPVGSALVGSAALIQEGRRLRKRLGGGMRQAGMLAAAALYALEHHVERLAEDHAHTRRLALGLAEMPGVKVNLARVETNILLVEFTRPSQEMVPRLAAQGLLVNATGPHSVRLVCHLDVSASDIDEALSRFRRTVES; encoded by the coding sequence ATGAAACCCATCGACTTTCGCTCTGACACCGTGACCCGGCCGACGGCCGGCATGCGTCGCGCCATGCTGGAGGCCGACGTGGGGGATGACGTCTACGGAGAGGACCCCACGGTCAACTGGCTCGAGGAACGGGTGGCCGGGCGCCTGGGGCTGGAGGCGGCCCTCTTCGTCCCCTCGGGAACCCAGTCGAATCAGATCGCCATGGGGTTGCACTGCCGTCCGGGAGACGAGGTCATCACCGAGGCGGGCAGCCACATCCTCCAATACGAGGGGGGCGCGCTGTCCGCGCTCTGGGGGGTTCAGCCCCAGCCGCTGCCCGGTGAGAACGGCCTGTTGTCTGCCGAGCAGGTGGCGGAGGCGGTTCGCGCGGAGAACATCCACGCGCCGCGCTCGCGGCTGCTGTCGCTGGAGAACACCCATAACCGCAGTGGCGGGACGGTGTGGCCCCTGGAGCGCTTTCGCGAGGTGGTGGCGGCGGGGCGGCGGGCGGGCCTGGCCGTGCACCTGGACGGGGCACGCTTGTTCAACGCACAGGTGGCCACGGGCACCCCCGCGGCGGACTGGGCGAAGCTGACGGACACCACCTCGGTGTGTTTTTCCAAGGGGCTGGGGGCTCCGGTGGGCTCGGCCCTGGTGGGCTCGGCGGCGCTGATTCAGGAAGGCCGGCGGCTGCGCAAGCGGCTGGGGGGTGGCATGCGGCAGGCAGGCATGCTCGCCGCCGCGGCCCTGTACGCGCTGGAGCACCATGTGGAGCGCCTCGCGGAGGACCATGCCCACACGCGCCGTTTGGCATTGGGGCTGGCGGAGATGCCGGGGGTGAAGGTGAACCTGGCCCGGGTGGAGACCAACATCCTGTTGGTGGAGTTCACCCGGCCCTCCCAGGAGATGGTCCCGCGGTTGGCGGCGCAAGGGCTTCTCGTCAATGCCACGGGGCCTCACTCGGTGCGGCTGGTGTGCCACCTGGATGTGTCAGCATCCGACATCGACGAGGCGCTCTCCCGCTTCCGGCGGACCGTGGAATCGTGA
- a CDS encoding CinA family nicotinamide mononucleotide deamidase-related protein, which produces MRVELLCTGDELVTGLITDTNSPWFEARLFELGVKVERVQLVGDVRPDITHALLETAQRADVVLVSGGLGPTADDFTLECAAAALGVPLVEDARVVEWLRERYRNRSVTLTPSALRMARVPQGAEVVRNPAGSAPMVILRLGRCRLFFVPGVPREYRALAEGEVLPRLRTLLEAEPGRVYRAFRLLRTVGVPESQLDARVAPLHALHPQVVFGFRTHAPENHVKLMASASSQAEADAALAAAEAACRELLGTSLFGVDGEEYPQVLARLLTEAGATLATAESCSGGLIAQQLTEVPGASAFFIGGVVSYSEKMKREWVAVPSEVLARHTAVSRQTAEAMAEGVRASCGTTYGLSVTGYAGPTGGTAEDPVGTVYCALARQGHPTRCERYVLSGDRERVRLFAASSALELLRQSLLTEGAAS; this is translated from the coding sequence ATGCGCGTCGAGCTGCTGTGTACCGGGGATGAACTCGTCACCGGGCTGATCACCGACACCAACAGCCCCTGGTTCGAGGCCCGGCTCTTCGAGCTGGGGGTGAAGGTGGAGCGGGTGCAACTCGTGGGGGACGTCCGCCCGGACATCACCCACGCCCTCCTGGAAACCGCCCAGCGCGCGGATGTGGTGCTCGTCTCCGGAGGCCTGGGGCCCACGGCGGACGACTTCACCCTTGAGTGCGCAGCCGCGGCCCTGGGAGTCCCGTTGGTGGAGGATGCCCGGGTGGTGGAGTGGCTCCGGGAGCGCTACCGGAACCGGAGCGTGACACTCACGCCCAGCGCCTTGCGCATGGCGCGGGTTCCCCAGGGGGCCGAGGTGGTCCGCAACCCCGCGGGCTCCGCGCCCATGGTCATCCTCCGGTTGGGGCGGTGCCGGCTCTTCTTCGTGCCAGGGGTGCCGCGCGAGTACCGGGCGCTGGCGGAGGGGGAGGTGTTGCCCCGTCTCCGGACCCTCCTGGAGGCCGAGCCCGGGCGCGTGTACCGCGCCTTCCGGTTGCTGCGCACGGTGGGGGTTCCCGAGTCTCAGCTCGACGCCCGGGTGGCCCCGCTGCATGCGCTGCACCCCCAGGTGGTGTTCGGCTTTCGCACCCATGCGCCGGAAAACCACGTCAAGCTGATGGCGTCTGCGTCCTCGCAGGCCGAGGCCGACGCGGCGCTCGCCGCGGCCGAGGCCGCTTGCCGCGAACTGCTGGGCACCTCCCTGTTTGGCGTGGACGGTGAGGAGTACCCGCAGGTCCTCGCCCGGCTGTTGACGGAGGCGGGCGCGACGCTGGCCACGGCGGAGAGCTGTTCAGGGGGGCTCATCGCCCAGCAGCTCACCGAGGTCCCTGGCGCCAGCGCCTTCTTCATCGGCGGCGTGGTGTCCTATTCAGAGAAGATGAAGCGGGAATGGGTGGCCGTGCCCTCCGAGGTGCTGGCGCGCCACACCGCCGTGTCGCGGCAGACGGCGGAAGCCATGGCGGAAGGGGTGCGTGCCTCCTGCGGCACCACGTATGGCCTCTCGGTGACAGGCTATGCGGGCCCCACGGGGGGCACCGCCGAGGATCCGGTGGGCACCGTCTACTGCGCGCTCGCCCGGCAAGGGCACCCCACGCGGTGCGAGCGCTACGTCCTCTCGGGAGACCGGGAGCGGGTGCGCCTCTTCGCGGCCTCCTCGGCCCTGGAGTTGCTGCGCCAGTCCCTGCTGACAGAAGGCGCCGCCTCATGA
- a CDS encoding DUF1285 domain-containing protein — MQPPSGQPPPGQRWHTREDSGIRLDAALRWWHDDIPVEHPKIIELFNSSLVLDEEGRYQLRIGKDWCYVQVEEAAYEVRTVDVTEDERVSVRLSDRTAEALDPATLALGADGVFRCRVKGARAQARFSRDAQHQLGELLEEGEEGRLYLRAGQRRTALTVSLGASSV; from the coding sequence ATGCAACCCCCCTCCGGTCAGCCCCCTCCCGGCCAGCGCTGGCACACGCGCGAGGACAGCGGTATCCGCCTGGATGCCGCCTTGCGCTGGTGGCACGACGACATTCCCGTCGAGCACCCGAAGATCATCGAACTCTTCAACAGCTCGCTCGTGCTCGACGAAGAGGGGCGCTACCAGCTGCGCATCGGCAAGGACTGGTGCTACGTCCAGGTCGAGGAGGCCGCCTACGAGGTGCGCACGGTGGACGTGACGGAAGACGAACGTGTGTCCGTCCGGCTGAGCGATCGCACCGCCGAGGCTTTGGATCCCGCCACGCTGGCGCTGGGGGCGGACGGCGTCTTCCGGTGCCGGGTCAAGGGCGCGAGGGCCCAAGCCCGCTTTTCCCGCGACGCCCAGCACCAACTGGGCGAGCTGCTGGAGGAGGGGGAGGAGGGCCGCCTCTACCTCCGCGCGGGCCAACGCCGGACGGCGCTGACCGTGTCGCTGGGCGCCTCGTCCGTCTAG
- a CDS encoding alpha/beta fold hydrolase: MHPEVWALWGTLIVLLLILGNILWVLGVRRLYRPRTVPPQLQRVRCADGWEIAVHVRRAPVRRFEEPVLLCHGLSANRFTFDFAPPYSVAHYLAEAGFDCFSVEWRGTGQSRNPALGRRYTDFTVDDHIHQDGPAVLEFALSETGAKRAFWLGHSLGALVGYGVAQGAHGPKLAGLLALGAPVFLKSGPLLRALVGIGVRAAWPARFRQEWMSATLAPFLGYVTLPLSELLVNPQHMPPAIQRQVYANMMSSMSRKVLLQFRDWIEHDAFRSYDRTVDWRAGLSHLTQPMLVMGGSSDRLATPENVRKQYELLTCSDRTLYVFGRDRGDKMDYGHGDLIFGTGAPLEVYPLMGAWLQAHATPLPDPVDQAAEPPTLPA; the protein is encoded by the coding sequence ATGCATCCGGAAGTCTGGGCGCTTTGGGGGACACTCATCGTCCTCCTTCTCATCCTGGGAAACATCCTCTGGGTGCTGGGCGTACGACGGTTGTACCGTCCCCGTACAGTCCCACCACAATTGCAGCGGGTCCGGTGCGCAGACGGCTGGGAGATTGCCGTCCACGTCCGCCGGGCCCCCGTGCGGCGCTTCGAGGAACCCGTCCTGCTGTGCCACGGACTGTCGGCGAACCGATTCACCTTCGACTTCGCCCCACCCTACTCGGTGGCCCACTACCTGGCCGAGGCGGGCTTCGACTGCTTCAGTGTGGAGTGGCGGGGCACGGGCCAGTCCCGCAACCCTGCCCTGGGACGGCGGTACACGGACTTCACGGTGGATGACCACATCCACCAGGATGGCCCGGCGGTGCTGGAGTTCGCCCTGTCAGAGACGGGCGCGAAGCGGGCCTTCTGGCTGGGCCACTCGCTGGGCGCCCTGGTGGGCTATGGCGTGGCCCAAGGGGCTCACGGACCGAAGCTCGCGGGCCTTCTGGCCCTGGGGGCGCCCGTCTTCCTCAAGTCCGGCCCCCTGCTGCGCGCCCTGGTGGGCATCGGGGTTCGCGCGGCCTGGCCCGCCCGGTTCCGGCAAGAGTGGATGAGCGCCACCCTGGCCCCCTTCCTGGGATACGTCACCCTGCCCTTGTCCGAGCTGCTCGTGAACCCCCAGCACATGCCGCCCGCCATTCAGCGGCAGGTCTACGCCAACATGATGTCGTCGATGAGCCGCAAGGTGCTCCTCCAGTTCCGGGACTGGATCGAACACGACGCATTCCGCTCCTACGATCGCACCGTGGACTGGCGCGCGGGCCTGTCCCATCTCACCCAGCCCATGCTGGTGATGGGCGGCAGCAGCGACCGGCTCGCCACCCCGGAGAACGTCCGCAAGCAGTACGAACTGCTCACCTGCTCCGACCGAACGCTCTATGTGTTCGGCCGCGACCGGGGAGACAAGATGGACTACGGGCACGGCGACCTCATCTTCGGGACGGGGGCCCCGCTCGAGGTCTACCCCCTCATGGGCGCGTGGCTCCAGGCGCACGCCACCCCCCTGCCCGACCCTGTCGATCAAGCCGCTGAGCCCCCCACCCTTCCCGCTTGA
- a CDS encoding right-handed parallel beta-helix repeat-containing protein, with translation MRSRLLPLALLWLSACRAPTSAPPAQALPAPVQGVWVNSAQTTPGDGSRERPFRTLAEALAVRPLPTVYVASGVYAGPVRLPPGGHLVGEGPGTVLRGEGQAPVVRAEGGGTLVRMTLQGGAWGVETWGALRLEAVAFRGQQEGAVGVRAGRLVVQGARFETHLQEAVGIAVEGASAAEVRGSTFTGSWRRGVHVRGGGEVLLEDVRFSGAEMGLDQEGGRSRLLRVTVEGGRGPGLLVRGGAIDIEAGKVSGHEYGLAAQGASLEVRDFTSVRAQRAGMGLTRTTGRLRDIQVRESGSFGALQLVDSDLELRGFRIEDVDAYGVVATRGHLRASKGSIARVRSSDGFTGEGLHLRGAKAQVEGLEVRDAKGAGVLAAQGAEVEVRDARFSGCKQAGLLVESLSALQATGIEIQETEGPALAVLRDGKLQAEALTASGLAEGLVWAECGGATRVRLGLVRSTDLRGLEAPCVERVSTPSVSGPAPGAGAAPRVLPR, from the coding sequence ATGCGCTCGCGCCTCCTGCCCCTCGCGCTGTTGTGGCTGAGCGCCTGCCGCGCACCCACCTCTGCCCCGCCCGCGCAGGCCCTCCCGGCCCCGGTGCAGGGCGTGTGGGTGAATAGCGCACAAACCACGCCAGGAGATGGCTCTCGGGAGCGGCCTTTCCGGACGCTCGCCGAGGCGCTGGCCGTTCGGCCCTTGCCTACCGTGTACGTTGCGTCCGGCGTGTACGCGGGGCCTGTCCGGTTGCCCCCCGGGGGACACCTCGTGGGGGAGGGCCCGGGCACCGTGCTGAGGGGGGAGGGGCAGGCCCCCGTGGTCCGCGCTGAGGGGGGCGGGACGTTGGTGCGGATGACGCTCCAGGGGGGCGCCTGGGGCGTGGAGACCTGGGGCGCGCTGCGGTTGGAGGCGGTGGCGTTCCGCGGGCAGCAGGAGGGCGCGGTGGGGGTGAGGGCAGGCCGGCTCGTGGTGCAGGGGGCGCGGTTCGAGACCCACCTCCAGGAGGCGGTGGGGATTGCCGTGGAAGGAGCGTCCGCGGCGGAGGTTCGGGGGAGCACCTTCACCGGTTCCTGGCGCCGGGGCGTGCATGTCCGGGGTGGCGGAGAGGTGCTCCTGGAAGACGTCCGTTTCTCCGGGGCGGAAATGGGGCTGGACCAGGAAGGGGGCCGGAGCAGGCTGCTCCGGGTGACGGTGGAGGGAGGCCGAGGGCCCGGCTTGCTGGTGCGGGGGGGGGCGATCGACATCGAGGCGGGGAAGGTCTCTGGCCACGAGTACGGGCTCGCCGCCCAGGGCGCCTCGCTCGAGGTGCGTGACTTCACCTCGGTGCGCGCGCAGCGGGCGGGAATGGGGCTGACCCGGACCACCGGGCGCCTGCGGGACATCCAGGTGCGCGAGAGCGGGAGCTTCGGGGCGCTGCAACTCGTGGACTCGGATCTGGAGCTTCGGGGCTTCCGGATAGAAGACGTGGACGCCTATGGCGTGGTGGCCACCCGGGGGCATCTGCGTGCCTCGAAGGGAAGCATTGCCCGGGTACGGTCCTCCGACGGCTTCACGGGAGAGGGGCTGCACCTGCGGGGCGCGAAGGCGCAGGTGGAGGGGCTGGAGGTGCGTGACGCGAAAGGGGCCGGGGTGCTGGCGGCGCAAGGCGCTGAGGTGGAAGTGCGTGACGCGCGCTTCAGCGGGTGCAAACAGGCTGGGCTTCTGGTGGAGAGCCTGTCGGCGCTTCAAGCCACGGGAATCGAGATTCAGGAGACGGAAGGGCCCGCCCTGGCGGTCCTGCGAGACGGAAAGCTCCAGGCCGAGGCGCTCACCGCGAGCGGGTTGGCCGAGGGGCTCGTGTGGGCCGAGTGTGGAGGGGCCACCCGGGTGCGGTTGGGGCTCGTGCGGTCAACGGATCTCCGGGGCCTCGAAGCCCCGTGCGTGGAGCGTGTTTCCACGCCTTCTGTTTCGGGCCCGGCGCCAGGAGCGGGAGCGGCGCCCCGCGTCCTGCCGCGGTGA
- a CDS encoding HU family DNA-binding protein, translating to MTKAELVEVVAAQSRLTKKSAAEILDIVFSNIGKAVKRDARFSYPGFGTWSVRSRKARKIRNPQTNEMMKLKASKTIGFRPAKELKNSL from the coding sequence ATGACCAAGGCAGAGCTCGTGGAGGTGGTAGCAGCGCAGTCGCGGCTGACGAAGAAGTCGGCGGCGGAGATCCTCGACATCGTCTTCAGCAACATTGGCAAGGCGGTGAAGCGGGATGCGCGCTTCAGCTACCCCGGCTTCGGGACCTGGTCCGTCCGCTCGCGCAAGGCGCGGAAGATTCGCAACCCGCAGACCAACGAGATGATGAAGCTGAAGGCCTCGAAGACCATCGGCTTTCGCCCGGCCAAGGAACTGAAGAACTCCCTGTAG
- a CDS encoding M23 family metallopeptidase, whose amino-acid sequence MSRLAAIALVALSACATPRADKVSFEEAFGSPSASPPAEEALPAPVRRPKRVLAAPGVELPSARKSLELEAALAFFVDQARAYRRVVERGSPMTSSQVQNWEQINGALDAFLERPAAKTSSLDVVRARVTLESELEEDARTYGDIPPELAEAVMSRVSLLAVRMTEVRGLVVKSSRQAPRLSWPLEPVSVTSHFGERVHPIKGEVRDHLGVDLAARRGQAIAAAAPGVVLRAGWNGAHGYSVEVQHAERVLTRYSHLSRVLVETGEILERGDVLGLAGDTGLATGVHLHFELWEDGQPIDPLDGMGSPQEAVAGGASLSQR is encoded by the coding sequence TTGTCCCGCCTTGCCGCCATCGCCCTGGTTGCGCTGTCCGCCTGCGCCACGCCGCGCGCGGACAAGGTCAGCTTCGAAGAGGCTTTTGGTTCCCCTTCGGCATCCCCTCCGGCCGAGGAGGCCCTGCCTGCCCCCGTGCGCCGGCCCAAGCGGGTGCTCGCGGCGCCCGGCGTGGAGCTGCCGTCCGCGCGGAAGTCCCTGGAGCTGGAGGCCGCACTGGCCTTCTTCGTCGATCAGGCCCGGGCGTACCGCCGGGTGGTGGAGCGCGGCAGTCCGATGACGTCCTCCCAGGTGCAGAACTGGGAGCAGATCAACGGCGCCCTCGATGCGTTCCTCGAACGTCCCGCGGCCAAGACGTCCTCGTTGGATGTCGTCCGGGCGCGGGTGACGTTGGAGTCGGAGCTGGAAGAGGACGCACGCACCTATGGAGACATTCCTCCGGAGCTCGCCGAGGCGGTGATGAGCCGGGTCTCGCTGCTCGCGGTTCGCATGACGGAGGTGCGTGGGCTGGTGGTGAAGTCGTCGCGTCAAGCGCCGCGCCTCTCCTGGCCCCTGGAGCCCGTCTCCGTGACGAGTCACTTCGGCGAGCGGGTCCACCCCATCAAGGGGGAAGTCCGGGACCACCTGGGGGTGGATCTCGCGGCGCGGCGGGGACAGGCCATCGCCGCGGCGGCGCCGGGGGTGGTGCTGCGCGCGGGCTGGAATGGCGCCCACGGCTATTCGGTGGAGGTGCAGCACGCCGAGCGCGTCCTCACCCGCTACAGCCACCTGTCCCGCGTCCTCGTAGAGACCGGCGAGATTCTGGAGCGCGGCGACGTGCTGGGGCTCGCGGGGGACACGGGGCTGGCCACCGGGGTGCATCTGCACTTCGAGCTGTGGGAGGACGGCCAGCCGATCGATCCGCTCGATGGGATGGGCTCACCCCAGGAAGCCGTGGCCGGAGGGGCCTCCCTGTCACAGCGGTAG
- the pssA gene encoding CDP-diacylglycerol--serine O-phosphatidyltransferase, which translates to MKLRKLMFVLPNLFTVTSIFCGFYAITLCAGEATPVHLYQAALAILFAMFFDGCDGRVARLTKTQSDFGVQLDSLADVVSFGAAPALLVYKWALAPLGFLGLFISFTFAACGALRLARFNVIAARNPHGGGGNFFVGLPIPLAAGGLVSLIIAHHVVRGGEVSPSVQGPVAAAVMALALLMVSTVRYRTFKDLRLSKKSALVLMLMAVAGSVIATRAHPAYVLVAFSSAYLMMGLIESAFLVRRRFTARKVRAGAAGAAAVVLDEEDEEDEEDASPENRPNFL; encoded by the coding sequence ATGAAGTTGCGAAAGCTGATGTTCGTTCTGCCGAACCTCTTCACCGTTACCTCCATCTTCTGTGGCTTCTACGCCATCACCCTGTGCGCCGGAGAGGCCACGCCCGTCCACCTCTATCAAGCCGCATTGGCGATCCTCTTCGCCATGTTCTTCGACGGGTGTGATGGCCGTGTTGCCCGGCTGACGAAGACGCAGAGCGACTTTGGCGTGCAGCTCGACAGCTTGGCGGACGTGGTGTCCTTCGGCGCAGCGCCTGCCCTGCTGGTGTACAAGTGGGCGCTGGCCCCCTTGGGCTTCCTGGGCCTGTTCATCTCCTTCACTTTCGCCGCCTGCGGCGCGCTGCGGCTGGCGCGCTTCAACGTGATCGCCGCGCGCAATCCCCACGGGGGCGGGGGCAACTTCTTCGTGGGCCTGCCCATTCCGTTGGCCGCCGGAGGGCTCGTGTCGCTGATCATCGCGCACCATGTGGTCCGCGGGGGCGAGGTGAGCCCTTCGGTGCAGGGGCCGGTCGCGGCGGCGGTGATGGCGCTGGCCTTGTTGATGGTCTCCACGGTGCGTTACCGCACCTTCAAGGACCTGCGCCTCTCCAAGAAGTCGGCGCTCGTCCTGATGCTCATGGCGGTGGCGGGCTCGGTCATCGCTACCCGCGCCCATCCTGCCTATGTGCTGGTGGCCTTCTCCTCCGCCTACCTGATGATGGGCCTCATCGAGTCCGCCTTCCTGGTGCGCCGCCGGTTCACCGCGCGCAAGGTGCGCGCGGGGGCCGCGGGGGCTGCCGCCGTCGTCCTCGACGAGGAGGACGAGGAGGACGAAGAGGACGCCAGCCCCGAGAACCGGCCGAACTTCCTGTAG